From Candidatus Poribacteria bacterium, one genomic window encodes:
- a CDS encoding LamG domain-containing protein: MKVTVARLLCVSFMVISLMFVGISSAEIDLETCVGMWLFNEGSGDVVEDYSGRGNNATIHGGATWVDGMFGKGLSLDGSDDYLEIEHDNSLNVGGGHTIALWFKLDAVPTGGMGVVTKDDWAPGFWWDGNIIRHHTHDPAATLHYVDANWEPDTDWHHVAVTWDGEAFAVYLDADEIGSGVTGANIGRNPLTDKPLLIGIYLATGQHGQWGAFLGATIDDVAIFNTALTGDDIETFMTDGLGATTDIEPLGKLTTTWATIKAD; encoded by the coding sequence ATGAAAGTTACAGTTGCAAGGTTATTATGTGTCAGTTTCATGGTTATTAGTCTGATGTTTGTAGGTATCAGTTCTGCTGAAATTGACCTTGAAACTTGCGTCGGAATGTGGCTCTTTAATGAGGGGAGCGGTGATGTCGTCGAAGATTACTCTGGAAGGGGCAATAACGCCACAATCCACGGTGGGGCAACATGGGTTGATGGCATGTTTGGCAAGGGTTTGAGTCTTGACGGCTCGGATGATTACCTCGAAATTGAGCACGATAATTCTTTAAACGTTGGCGGCGGGCACACGATTGCCCTTTGGTTTAAATTAGATGCAGTTCCTACTGGTGGCATGGGTGTTGTGACCAAAGATGATTGGGCTCCTGGATTTTGGTGGGATGGAAATATAATCCGACATCACACGCATGACCCGGCGGCTACGCTTCATTATGTAGATGCCAATTGGGAGCCAGATACAGACTGGCATCATGTTGCTGTTACTTGGGACGGTGAAGCGTTTGCTGTATATCTGGACGCTGATGAGATTGGTTCTGGTGTAACTGGAGCAAACATAGGAAGGAACCCGCTAACTGACAAACCCCTTTTAATAGGTATCTATTTAGCCACTGGACAGCATGGTCAGTGGGGCGCGTTTCTCGGTGCAACAATTGACGATGTTGCCATCTTCAATACGGCGTTGACCGGTGATGATATTGAAACATTCATGACTGACGGATTAGGCGCAACAACTGATATTGAACCTTTAGGAAAGCTCACAACGACCTGGGCTACCATTAAAGCCGATTAA
- a CDS encoding Gfo/Idh/MocA family oxidoreductase, producing the protein MSISVGMVGLGMFGPSFIQSYKAHPDVHRLALCDLREDRLTKWAEQFEISETYTSLDDICKSDLDALVIITQHWMHAPQAIQAMEAGKHVYTAVPAAASLDECEQLVRTVERTGMIYMNGETSYFRPETAFCRQKAAEGAFGEFVHCRAEYFHDMDHGLYDVAKNRWGTQWGRDKMGGIPMYYPTHSTCFPISVMKAHATSVSAQGYIYPNDDWFREDTIHKNPFSNEVGLFTMSNGATMQICEFRRVGHPGSERVSGIYGTEGSYEQSLAGCVWASKNEREIVQPSQTHEFLPEALAADLGGHGGSHAYLVHEFVDSVNRQRLPRVNVWEAVRYCAPGFVAHESALRDGELLPIPDWGDTPERDI; encoded by the coding sequence ATGAGTATCAGTGTCGGGATGGTAGGCTTAGGGATGTTCGGACCCTCGTTTATCCAATCGTATAAGGCACATCCGGATGTACATCGGCTTGCGTTGTGTGATTTACGCGAAGACCGCCTCACAAAATGGGCAGAGCAATTTGAGATTTCTGAGACCTACACAAGCCTTGATGATATCTGCAAATCGGATTTAGATGCCCTCGTGATTATCACTCAGCACTGGATGCACGCACCGCAGGCAATTCAGGCGATGGAAGCAGGAAAGCATGTTTATACCGCTGTCCCTGCCGCTGCATCATTGGATGAATGCGAGCAGCTCGTCAGGACCGTTGAACGAACCGGAATGATCTATATGAACGGTGAGACGAGTTATTTCCGTCCGGAAACTGCCTTCTGTCGCCAGAAAGCAGCGGAGGGCGCGTTCGGAGAATTTGTCCATTGTCGTGCCGAGTATTTTCACGATATGGACCACGGACTTTACGATGTGGCGAAAAATCGGTGGGGTACACAATGGGGGCGCGACAAGATGGGTGGTATTCCGATGTACTATCCAACGCATTCAACCTGTTTTCCTATTTCCGTGATGAAGGCACACGCGACATCGGTTTCCGCACAAGGATATATCTATCCAAATGACGACTGGTTTCGGGAAGATACCATTCACAAAAACCCGTTCTCCAATGAAGTCGGGCTTTTCACAATGAGCAATGGGGCGACAATGCAAATCTGTGAATTCCGACGGGTTGGACACCCCGGATCTGAACGCGTCAGCGGGATATATGGAACGGAGGGGAGTTACGAGCAGAGCCTTGCGGGGTGTGTTTGGGCAAGTAAAAATGAAAGGGAGATTGTCCAGCCTTCGCAAACGCACGAGTTCCTCCCTGAAGCACTCGCAGCGGATCTCGGCGGACATGGCGGTTCTCATGCCTATCTCGTGCATGAGTTTGTGGATTCTGTCAATCGACAGCGGCTGCCGCGCGTCAATGTTTGGGAAGCCGTTCGCTACTGTGCACCCGGATTTGTCGCACATGAATCGGCGTTACGAGACGGCGAATTGCTCCCAATTCCGGATTGGGGTGACACGCCAGAAAGAGACATTTAG
- a CDS encoding Gfo/Idh/MocA family oxidoreductase: MALKVGVVGMSGIGNNHANCHANDDLAKLVAVCDIVKERADSAAERLGVKAYYSVADMIDGEPDLDIVDVGTGGNENGSWHYEPTMEALDNGKHVLVEKPISNDIRQAREMVAKATEEDLYLGCNLNHYFTPPAEQAKKYIDDGQIGEQVYCLHKMGFAGGEFNYSYSKAPRSDGFPYFHVKAFLAHPFSVMRHFCGDVTHVQAFMNRPHFRRGAGDVMVSINSIHLRFENGCIGYLLSQRGDATFGLGGWWSVELAGTRGTFCIENCIEKVTYWPSPGSPDGDEPVVTESGITDFGQTFPLRIHAFLEDITNGVPKEQLRASGRDALATLEYTWAAMESYEQGGIVVRPHPLPPLKG; this comes from the coding sequence ATGGCATTAAAAGTTGGCGTTGTCGGCATGAGTGGCATTGGGAATAATCACGCAAATTGCCATGCGAATGACGACTTAGCGAAACTGGTTGCGGTGTGCGATATTGTGAAAGAACGTGCGGACAGCGCGGCAGAACGTCTTGGTGTAAAGGCATACTATAGCGTCGCTGACATGATCGACGGCGAACCCGATCTGGATATCGTTGATGTCGGCACTGGTGGGAATGAGAACGGGAGTTGGCACTATGAACCGACGATGGAGGCTCTCGATAACGGGAAGCACGTGCTGGTTGAGAAACCGATTTCCAACGATATTAGACAAGCACGGGAGATGGTCGCGAAAGCCACGGAAGAAGACCTCTATCTCGGCTGTAATCTGAACCACTATTTCACACCGCCCGCGGAGCAAGCGAAGAAATATATCGACGATGGGCAAATCGGGGAGCAGGTTTATTGTCTTCACAAAATGGGGTTTGCTGGCGGTGAATTTAACTATAGTTACTCAAAAGCCCCGCGTTCTGATGGGTTTCCCTACTTCCATGTGAAAGCCTTCCTGGCACACCCGTTCAGTGTGATGCGCCATTTCTGCGGTGATGTGACACACGTTCAAGCCTTTATGAATCGTCCTCATTTTAGACGCGGTGCTGGAGATGTGATGGTTTCCATTAACAGCATACACCTTCGTTTTGAGAACGGGTGTATCGGTTATCTGTTGAGCCAACGTGGTGATGCTACGTTCGGGCTCGGTGGTTGGTGGAGCGTTGAACTCGCAGGCACGCGTGGCACGTTCTGTATTGAAAACTGCATTGAGAAGGTTACATACTGGCCCTCTCCGGGTTCACCGGATGGTGATGAACCCGTTGTTACTGAATCCGGCATCACTGATTTTGGTCAGACGTTCCCATTACGGATTCATGCGTTTTTAGAGGACATCACGAATGGTGTACCGAAAGAGCAGCTGCGTGCCTCCGGTAGAGATGCGCTCGCCACGCTTGAATACACTTGGGCAGCGATGGAGTCTTATGAACAGGGTGGTATCGTAGTCCGCCCGCATCCACTTCCGCCGTTAAAAGGGTAA
- a CDS encoding sugar phosphate isomerase/epimerase, whose translation MKLGANSVLFGGYDMETAFKYIAMAGYDGIELSAIDGMSQHLVLANWQELAADIKGFAKTYELELLAMEQPSRDPERMELAFQAAADIGVPIINCGPGGTSDDESAWPEVVDSLGSLSERAEHYGVTLCVKAHVGASIYNTPTTLRIMEAISSPAFGIDMDPSHIHRADENPVEAIAAVISRVKHVHIRDCKGTQRGPGDPELQANGRGDIDLVGYIRVLHENGYIGPLNLEVIGAKEYSLEQCCTIAAESRGHMQACLQACGAR comes from the coding sequence TTGAAATTAGGAGCAAATTCGGTACTGTTCGGTGGTTACGACATGGAAACCGCCTTCAAGTACATCGCGATGGCTGGCTATGATGGCATTGAACTTTCAGCAATTGACGGGATGAGCCAGCATCTTGTCCTTGCGAACTGGCAGGAACTTGCTGCCGACATTAAGGGGTTCGCAAAAACGTACGAACTGGAGTTGTTAGCAATGGAGCAGCCCTCACGCGACCCAGAGAGAATGGAACTTGCCTTTCAAGCAGCAGCTGATATAGGCGTTCCGATTATCAACTGCGGTCCTGGCGGCACCTCTGACGATGAATCTGCGTGGCCCGAGGTTGTTGATTCATTGGGTAGCCTCTCTGAACGTGCGGAACACTATGGCGTAACTCTCTGTGTTAAGGCACATGTTGGCGCGAGCATTTATAACACGCCGACGACACTCCGCATCATGGAAGCGATTTCGTCGCCAGCGTTTGGCATTGATATGGATCCATCTCATATTCATCGAGCGGATGAAAATCCTGTGGAGGCGATCGCTGCTGTGATCTCGCGCGTCAAACACGTACACATCCGAGATTGCAAAGGGACACAACGGGGTCCTGGTGATCCCGAATTGCAGGCGAACGGACGTGGGGACATCGATCTCGTCGGTTACATTCGCGTCCTGCATGAGAACGGTTACATCGGTCCGTTGAACCTTGAAGTCATCGGTGCAAAAGAATACAGCTTAGAGCAGTGTTGCACGATTGCCGCGGAATCGCGTGGGCACATGCAGGCGTGTTTGCAAGCGTGCGGGGCGCGCTGA
- a CDS encoding tetratricopeptide repeat protein, with protein MKDRRLLVVLLMCLVYLGCGSEKTSVKVSEEAKDYNSRGLAKAKSGEYMEAIEMYNAAIQLAPNYAAAYNNRGVAKKRLGGYQGAIADYDTAIRLDPSLGTPYNNRGIVKKDLGEYKEAIADYDTAIRLKPNYVNAHYNRGVAKAKLNQHEAAITDYDAAIQLNPKYTKAYFSRGVSKADLGEHEAAIADYDTAIQLNSGAATAYYNRGNVKSKLGQHKAAIADYDTAIELVRKGDGAAAYFNRAIAKVDLGEYEAATVDYDTAIRLDPHDASAYFGRGLAKRVLNKTSEAKQDFQTALKFATQVSNVELKNDIEDFLGQDDSNSRGPQVDIELKDDVEDFLRQFIVKSETM; from the coding sequence ATGAAAGATAGAAGGTTGTTAGTTGTGCTCCTAATGTGCCTCGTTTACTTGGGCTGTGGATCTGAGAAAACTTCGGTGAAGGTTTCGGAGGAAGCTAAGGACTACAACAGTCGTGGGTTGGCAAAGGCAAAAAGCGGTGAATACATGGAGGCGATTGAGATGTATAATGCCGCCATCCAACTGGCTCCTAATTACGCAGCTGCCTACAACAATCGGGGAGTCGCAAAGAAAAGACTCGGTGGATACCAAGGAGCAATCGCCGACTATGACACTGCGATACGCTTGGATCCGAGTTTGGGGACACCTTACAACAATCGTGGGATTGTAAAGAAAGATCTTGGAGAATATAAGGAAGCGATCGCCGACTATGATACCGCCATTCGCCTGAAACCGAATTACGTAAACGCGCATTATAATCGCGGGGTTGCGAAGGCAAAACTCAATCAACACGAAGCGGCAATCACGGACTATGATGCAGCAATTCAACTCAATCCTAAGTATACCAAAGCCTATTTCAGTCGGGGCGTATCTAAGGCAGATCTCGGTGAACACGAAGCAGCGATTGCGGATTACGATACAGCGATCCAGCTGAACTCGGGTGCTGCAACCGCCTACTACAATCGAGGGAATGTCAAGAGCAAACTTGGTCAACATAAAGCGGCGATCGCGGATTATGATACAGCCATTGAACTTGTCCGTAAGGGTGATGGTGCTGCTGCATACTTCAATCGTGCGATAGCAAAGGTAGATCTCGGTGAATACGAAGCAGCAACTGTTGACTATGACACTGCTATTCGCCTGGATCCGCATGATGCGAGTGCCTACTTCGGTCGTGGGTTGGCAAAAAGAGTCCTCAATAAGACTTCGGAGGCGAAACAGGATTTTCAAACCGCCTTGAAATTCGCCACACAGGTAAGCAATGTAGAACTAAAAAACGATATCGAAGATTTTTTAGGTCAAGATGACTCAAATTCCAGAGGGCCACAAGTGGATATAGAACTAAAAGACGATGTTGAGGACTTTCTACGCCAATTTATAGTAAAATCAGAAACTATGTGA
- a CDS encoding phytanoyl-CoA dioxygenase family protein, whose product MINVEPTLNDHDIMQFIHNGYITLESVIDADFNQECESVQGGHLNDFVLTDEFRRNVLLHPEVAGVVRSLLGGNFLVPTSAHHHLFEAAHRGQTWHSDGITEYGYGITHLQCYYYPKEVKIEDGPTMILPGSHQRLVDREAIAHYGDILGQLSLTVPAGTVAMTRYGIWHKAGPKLNDDRRGMIKFSYFRTAMPKRDWVRDSDEIPSYQHQGRHPYVTEIESYRDRRRGELTWNWLCGLAEIEEEIPPIQMFDSGIPLSEIQFQF is encoded by the coding sequence ATGATTAATGTTGAACCGACGCTAAATGACCACGACATCATGCAGTTTATCCATAACGGTTATATCACATTGGAAAGCGTTATTGATGCCGACTTCAATCAGGAATGTGAATCGGTACAGGGTGGACATCTCAATGACTTCGTTCTTACAGATGAATTCCGCCGGAACGTCCTACTACACCCAGAAGTGGCTGGTGTAGTCCGTTCACTGCTGGGCGGGAATTTCCTCGTGCCCACAAGTGCACACCACCATCTTTTTGAAGCCGCACACCGTGGACAAACGTGGCACTCCGACGGAATTACCGAGTACGGATACGGCATCACGCATCTCCAATGTTACTACTATCCGAAGGAGGTAAAAATTGAGGACGGACCGACGATGATATTGCCCGGATCCCATCAGAGGCTTGTGGATAGAGAGGCAATCGCTCACTACGGCGATATTCTCGGACAACTCTCACTCACCGTTCCAGCAGGCACCGTCGCGATGACCCGTTATGGCATTTGGCATAAGGCGGGTCCAAAACTCAATGACGATAGACGTGGGATGATTAAGTTTTCCTACTTCCGTACCGCGATGCCCAAACGGGATTGGGTACGGGATTCCGATGAGATTCCATCTTACCAACACCAAGGACGGCATCCCTACGTAACGGAGATAGAATCCTATCGCGACCGACGCAGGGGTGAATTAACATGGAACTGGCTATGCGGATTAGCAGAAATAGAGGAGGAAATTCCACCGATACAGATGTTTGACAGTGGAATTCCCTTATCAGAAATCCAATTTCAGTTCTGA
- a CDS encoding tetratricopeptide repeat protein, with protein sequence MGKKSRKKRKRRLNKSPASYNATGLSKASQGHYIEAIANYDRAIQLKPDYAEAYYNRGMSNIALEEYGDAIEDFNQIIELNPENANAYVERGYSKNMLSEEAAAIEDCNTAIRLKPDLAEAYHVRGDAYFDLDDYASAIEDLDEAIRLRPDYAELYYKRGFVKGDMEDYEAAIADFDEAIRLEPTNEAAHHMREIAMESLQEDVPIVIGPHPTNPLASGEMPFDFSKLIELDEEEIEVYEAAIETANEAIRSNPENTEAYYNRAVAQNNLANFEDAVSDFDEAIRQNPEFAEAYNGRAFAKDKLEQTEAAIADYDEAIRLKPDYAEAYFNRGLMKSELEQYEAAITDYNEAIRLKPEEGIFYFTRGLITATLAGDPNKDNIEVYKTVIADYDEAIRLEPDFMPAHFSRVATNAMLGREDAAEAALEQMFQFENPFTDIFQNPFIDTDDTIDTDDTIDTDDPEDIDTDLIEIINIKDIEEEE encoded by the coding sequence ATGGGGAAAAAAAGTCGAAAAAAAAGGAAAAGACGGTTAAATAAGTCTCCAGCATCCTATAACGCCACAGGACTTTCAAAAGCTTCGCAAGGGCACTATATAGAAGCAATTGCAAATTATGATAGAGCGATTCAGCTCAAGCCAGATTACGCTGAGGCATACTATAATCGCGGGATGTCAAACATTGCGTTAGAGGAATATGGTGATGCGATTGAAGACTTCAATCAAATTATCGAGTTAAATCCAGAGAACGCTAATGCCTACGTAGAGCGCGGCTATTCAAAAAACATGCTTAGTGAAGAAGCCGCCGCTATAGAGGACTGTAATACCGCTATCCGTCTAAAACCCGACTTGGCAGAAGCCTATCACGTCCGAGGCGATGCCTACTTTGATTTAGACGACTATGCGTCCGCTATTGAAGACCTTGACGAAGCGATACGTCTCCGACCCGATTACGCCGAGTTATACTACAAGCGCGGTTTTGTAAAGGGCGACATGGAGGACTATGAAGCTGCTATTGCTGACTTTGACGAAGCGATACGCTTAGAACCTACGAATGAGGCTGCCCATCACATGCGTGAAATCGCCATGGAATCATTACAAGAAGACGTTCCGATTGTCATAGGTCCACATCCCACAAATCCGTTGGCCTCTGGTGAGATGCCGTTTGATTTCTCGAAATTGATTGAGCTTGATGAAGAAGAAATAGAAGTATACGAGGCCGCCATTGAAACCGCTAATGAAGCGATACGTTCAAATCCCGAAAACACCGAAGCTTACTACAATCGGGCTGTCGCGCAAAACAATCTCGCCAATTTTGAGGATGCTGTCAGCGACTTTGACGAAGCGATACGCCAAAACCCAGAATTCGCTGAGGCTTATAACGGTAGAGCTTTCGCTAAGGATAAACTTGAACAAACTGAAGCCGCTATCGCAGACTATGACGAAGCAATTCGACTGAAACCAGACTATGCTGAGGCATACTTCAATCGAGGACTCATGAAGTCTGAACTTGAACAATATGAAGCTGCGATCACAGATTATAATGAGGCAATTCGCCTCAAACCAGAGGAGGGGATATTCTACTTCACTCGAGGGTTGATAACTGCCACGCTTGCGGGAGACCCCAACAAGGATAACATTGAAGTATATAAAACTGTTATCGCTGATTATGATGAAGCAATTCGACTTGAGCCAGATTTCATGCCAGCTCATTTCAGTAGGGTTGCGACGAACGCGATGCTTGGTAGAGAGGATGCCGCTGAAGCAGCCCTTGAACAGATGTTCCAATTTGAAAATCCTTTTACAGATATTTTTCAAAATCCTTTTATAGACACAGATGACACTATAGACACAGATGACACTATAGACACAGATGACCCAGAAGATATAGATACAGATCTTATAGAAATTATAAATATAAAAGATATAGAAGAAGAGGAATAA
- a CDS encoding SDR family oxidoreductase: MRLEGKVAIVAGAAWGGIGAATAYRFACEGAKVVVNTRRREQKLVETVNRIQDAGGQAVAVMGDVADETTWQTLVKTALSSYGKITTLVHNAAHSYTKKAIEFTPEEWNESLGVTLGGPWLGAKYCIPEMIRNGGGALVFISTVNATITNPGFGLYGAGKGGLNALTRSIALDYGREGIRANAIAPGQIVGERGEASLAEDTLEEQASRDCYPIGRYGKPEDIANAALFLASDEADFVTGIVLTADGGLTLQSPEALVRPSFRLRWRDDILVPQSKKDT; encoded by the coding sequence ATGAGATTGGAAGGAAAAGTTGCGATTGTCGCAGGTGCTGCTTGGGGTGGTATTGGGGCAGCGACTGCATATAGATTCGCTTGTGAAGGTGCGAAAGTGGTTGTCAACACGCGCCGCCGCGAGCAGAAACTTGTTGAAACTGTAAACCGCATTCAAGATGCCGGTGGACAAGCAGTCGCTGTCATGGGAGATGTCGCTGATGAAACGACTTGGCAGACACTCGTCAAAACTGCCTTGTCGAGCTATGGTAAGATAACAACCCTTGTCCATAACGCTGCCCACTCCTACACCAAAAAAGCGATTGAATTCACGCCCGAAGAGTGGAATGAGAGCCTTGGTGTGACGCTGGGCGGACCGTGGCTCGGTGCAAAGTATTGTATTCCAGAAATGATTCGTAACGGTGGGGGTGCTTTGGTCTTCATCTCTACGGTCAACGCCACAATTACAAATCCGGGATTTGGACTTTATGGCGCAGGAAAAGGGGGTTTGAACGCTTTGACTCGTAGTATTGCGCTTGATTACGGCAGAGAGGGTATCCGAGCAAACGCTATCGCCCCTGGACAGATTGTCGGTGAACGCGGCGAAGCCTCTCTCGCTGAGGATACGCTGGAGGAACAAGCCTCCCGTGATTGCTATCCAATTGGACGCTATGGGAAACCCGAAGATATTGCCAACGCTGCGCTTTTCTTGGCATCTGATGAGGCGGACTTCGTTACGGGCATCGTCTTGACTGCCGATGGTGGCTTAACCCTTCAGTCGCCAGAAGCACTCGTGCGCCCATCTTTCCGTCTCCGTTGGAGAGACGATATTCTCGTTCCGCAATCGAAAAAGGATACGTAG
- a CDS encoding SOS response-associated peptidase produces MCGRFTLASNTEALSQTFFDFDVPMNLSPRYNISPTQDVAVIANTSTDTVEPLGARQVEFFHWGLIPFWAKDPKIGNRMINARSETLSEKPSFRNAYKHRRCLILADGYYEWQKIPGDRLKQPVYIRLKSQKPFALAGLWETWQPEGMDEPLYSCTIITCPPNDLLEEVHHRMPVILPQDAYAAWLASDEQPADALQPLLIPYSDEEMEAYPVSRFVNRPTNDSPECIAPFEATQSLN; encoded by the coding sequence ATGTGTGGACGATTTACTCTTGCAAGCAACACTGAAGCACTAAGTCAAACTTTCTTCGACTTTGACGTACCGATGAACTTGTCCCCGCGCTACAATATCTCACCGACACAAGATGTGGCTGTTATTGCCAATACATCAACCGATACTGTGGAACCTTTAGGCGCGAGACAGGTGGAATTCTTTCATTGGGGACTCATTCCGTTTTGGGCGAAAGATCCGAAGATTGGAAACAGAATGATTAACGCCCGTTCGGAAACGCTTTCAGAAAAACCTTCGTTCCGAAATGCTTACAAACATAGACGGTGTCTTATCTTAGCAGATGGCTACTACGAATGGCAAAAGATACCCGGTGATAGGCTCAAACAACCGGTCTACATCCGTCTTAAATCGCAGAAACCGTTTGCGCTGGCAGGATTATGGGAAACATGGCAGCCGGAAGGGATGGATGAACCGCTCTATTCTTGTACCATCATTACGTGTCCACCTAACGATTTGTTAGAAGAAGTTCACCATAGAATGCCTGTGATTCTGCCACAAGACGCTTATGCGGCGTGGCTTGCATCAGATGAACAACCAGCGGACGCGCTTCAACCTCTCCTTATCCCCTATTCTGATGAGGAGATGGAGGCGTATCCGGTATCAAGGTTTGTCAACCGTCCTACAAACGATTCGCCCGAATGCATCGCGCCATTCGAGGCTACACAATCCTTGAACTGA
- the pdhA gene encoding pyruvate dehydrogenase (acetyl-transferring) E1 component subunit alpha, producing MSKPSKEQMLFMYRKMLEIRQFEEAAGTLYQSGQLPGFLHLYIGEEATAVGVCAHLEDDDYITSTHRGHGHLIAKGGKRDRMMAELFARTTGYCKGKGGSMHIADKETGILGANGVVGAGIPLAAGAALSAKLRGTQQVAVSFFGDGATNQGVFHETLNLAAVWELPVVFVCENNRFGMGTPQREHQRVEDIAAVRAPAYDMPGLTVDGNDVLKVYAAADEAVARAREGGGPTLLNCDTYRFRGHHIGDPGTSYRDREEVQEQERQRDPIRRLAQVLTEEEGVSEDELSALETELANELEEALEFAKNSPEPLPEDALDDVYAGSVQP from the coding sequence ATGTCAAAACCGAGTAAAGAGCAGATGCTCTTCATGTATCGTAAAATGTTAGAGATTCGTCAATTTGAAGAAGCCGCCGGGACACTTTACCAAAGTGGTCAGCTTCCCGGCTTCCTCCATCTCTATATCGGTGAGGAAGCCACAGCAGTCGGGGTTTGTGCGCATTTGGAAGACGATGATTACATCACCAGCACACATCGCGGTCACGGTCATCTCATCGCAAAAGGTGGCAAACGCGATCGGATGATGGCAGAATTGTTCGCACGTACGACCGGCTATTGTAAAGGTAAAGGTGGTTCGATGCACATTGCCGATAAAGAGACCGGTATTTTGGGTGCCAACGGTGTTGTCGGTGCGGGCATTCCACTCGCTGCGGGTGCTGCACTCTCCGCGAAACTCCGCGGAACACAACAGGTCGCAGTGTCCTTCTTTGGCGATGGAGCAACGAATCAAGGTGTATTCCATGAGACGCTTAATCTCGCGGCTGTTTGGGAACTACCCGTCGTTTTTGTCTGTGAAAACAATCGGTTCGGTATGGGAACGCCACAACGAGAGCATCAGCGAGTAGAGGATATAGCTGCTGTTCGCGCCCCGGCTTACGATATGCCCGGTCTTACCGTCGATGGGAACGATGTGCTTAAGGTCTACGCCGCGGCAGATGAAGCTGTCGCACGAGCACGTGAAGGAGGCGGCCCAACGCTCCTTAACTGTGACACTTATAGATTCCGAGGGCATCACATTGGTGATCCCGGTACATCCTACCGCGACCGTGAAGAGGTCCAAGAGCAGGAACGGCAACGGGATCCGATTCGGAGACTTGCTCAAGTCCTCACCGAAGAAGAGGGTGTGAGCGAAGATGAACTTTCAGCACTGGAGACGGAACTCGCAAACGAACTTGAAGAGGCACTTGAGTTCGCCAAGAATAGTCCGGAACCGCTTCCAGAAGACGCTTTGGATGACGTATATGCTGGCTCCGTTCAACCGTGA
- a CDS encoding Uma2 family endonuclease, producing MGHSNTFPLPSAPTETADLYPESDGKPMAETERHFRELLKNFNRIENHFAHIPDVYVLGDMMMYYEEGNPRKSISPDIFVAFGIGKKERRIYKIWEEGKPPDFILEFASKGTYRNDLTRKVQLYAEIGIPEYFVYDVDRRYLPSPLLGFRLIGDDYVEIASLATGGLPSVTLGLEFHALDDSLGIYDPEAEAWLKTSAERAEDAEERAEDAEERANQEADARHKAEAEVARLQAELERLKARL from the coding sequence ATGGGACATTCAAATACGTTTCCACTCCCTTCCGCACCGACAGAAACAGCGGACCTATATCCTGAATCGGATGGCAAACCTATGGCTGAAACTGAACGCCATTTTAGAGAACTCCTAAAGAATTTTAATCGCATCGAAAACCATTTCGCACACATCCCGGATGTTTATGTCCTTGGGGATATGATGATGTATTATGAAGAGGGAAACCCCCGTAAATCCATTTCGCCCGATATTTTTGTTGCCTTCGGTATCGGCAAAAAGGAACGTCGTATCTATAAGATATGGGAGGAGGGCAAACCCCCGGACTTCATATTAGAGTTCGCCAGCAAAGGGACCTATCGCAATGACTTGACGAGAAAGGTGCAGCTCTATGCAGAGATCGGCATTCCTGAATACTTCGTTTACGATGTTGATAGGCGTTATTTACCTTCACCTTTGCTCGGATTTCGTCTCATCGGAGACGATTATGTTGAAATAGCGTCTCTCGCTACCGGTGGACTTCCGTCTGTAACGCTTGGTTTAGAATTCCATGCCCTTGATGATAGTTTAGGAATTTACGATCCTGAGGCAGAAGCGTGGCTAAAAACGTCTGCTGAACGTGCCGAGGATGCAGAAGAACGCGCTGAGGATGCAGAAGAACGCGCCAATCAAGAAGCCGATGCTCGGCACAAAGCAGAGGCTGAAGTTGCCCGGCTCCAAGCAGAATTGGAACGCTTGAAAGCGCGCTTGTGA